From Diaminobutyricibacter sp. McL0608, one genomic window encodes:
- a CDS encoding glycosyltransferase family 2 protein has translation MPSITVVIPALNDSVMLARCLADLQVQLRPADEIIVVDNGSTDDTAAVARAGGARVLEQPVRGIWPATSTGYDGATGDLIARLDADSRPPADWLLHIEAEFIDSPEISVLTGPGVFYDGNPLVAGLGQWLYIGGFFWSMSVWLGQPPVFGSNFAMRREVWQRVRGRVHRDLREIHDDLDLSIHLDPDQVVRLDERLTVGISSRPFATWRGLGRRLSWAYSTLRMHLPEESPWRRRAARRRWEEEHAEQELPGAIA, from the coding sequence GTGCCTTCGATCACTGTGGTGATTCCGGCTCTGAACGACTCCGTCATGCTGGCGAGATGCCTGGCCGACCTTCAGGTCCAGTTGCGTCCCGCGGACGAGATCATCGTCGTCGACAACGGCAGCACGGACGACACGGCTGCGGTCGCCCGCGCCGGCGGCGCCCGCGTGCTCGAGCAGCCCGTGCGCGGCATCTGGCCGGCGACCTCGACCGGCTACGACGGCGCGACGGGCGACCTGATCGCACGACTCGACGCGGACTCACGGCCACCCGCGGACTGGCTGCTTCACATCGAGGCGGAGTTCATCGACTCCCCCGAGATCTCCGTCCTCACCGGGCCAGGCGTGTTCTACGACGGCAACCCCCTGGTCGCGGGCCTCGGGCAGTGGCTCTACATCGGAGGGTTCTTCTGGTCCATGTCGGTCTGGCTGGGCCAGCCCCCCGTCTTCGGGTCGAACTTCGCCATGCGGCGGGAAGTCTGGCAGCGCGTACGCGGACGGGTGCACCGTGACCTGCGCGAGATCCACGACGACCTCGACCTGAGCATCCACCTCGACCCCGACCAGGTCGTCCGGCTCGACGAACGGCTCACGGTCGGGATCTCGTCGCGCCCGTTCGCGACGTGGCGCGGACTGGGACGACGCCTCAGCTGGGCGTATTCCACTCTGCGCATGCACCTGCCGGAGGAGTCCCCGTGGCGGCGGCGCGCGGCCAGGCGCCGCTGGGAAGAAGAGCACGCCGAACAGGAACTCCCCGGCGCCATCGCCTGA
- a CDS encoding alpha/beta fold hydrolase, whose product MSIGERQPGLAGGGDEAERLDASLPDIDWSIAPVGAVFSTFDAPSGRLATFALGNPSDPRVVLIPGVTGSKEDFYLLAPILAAGGYFVQSFDLAGQYESADAGPVPGGHYTYELLVADVVAFLRAGTPAHVLGYSFAGILSQIALVEHPELFRSLTLLTTPPEPGQAFRGVRTIGWLSWFLNGRQGAGLMIWGIVTNKNKVPQSRLAFVRERFALTKRSSVDDIVGLMKQVPDTRADVAADPIPKLVATGNHDLWPTHLHAAFAQQIAATLAVYRTGHSPCETAPNQLARDMLALFASA is encoded by the coding sequence GTGTCCATCGGAGAAAGGCAGCCCGGGCTCGCGGGCGGAGGCGATGAGGCGGAACGCCTCGATGCGAGCCTGCCGGACATCGACTGGTCGATCGCTCCGGTCGGCGCGGTCTTCTCCACGTTCGACGCTCCGAGCGGCCGGCTCGCGACCTTCGCGCTGGGCAACCCCAGCGATCCCCGCGTCGTGCTCATCCCGGGGGTGACCGGTTCGAAAGAAGACTTCTACCTCCTGGCGCCGATTCTCGCCGCGGGCGGCTACTTCGTGCAGAGCTTCGACCTCGCCGGGCAGTACGAGTCCGCTGACGCGGGGCCCGTGCCGGGCGGCCACTACACCTACGAGCTGCTGGTGGCCGACGTCGTCGCATTCCTGCGCGCCGGAACGCCGGCGCATGTCCTCGGCTACTCTTTCGCGGGTATCCTCAGCCAGATCGCACTGGTGGAGCATCCAGAGCTGTTCCGCAGCCTGACGCTGCTCACCACGCCGCCCGAACCGGGCCAGGCCTTCCGCGGGGTGCGCACCATCGGCTGGCTGAGCTGGTTCCTGAACGGGCGTCAGGGGGCCGGGCTGATGATCTGGGGCATCGTCACGAACAAGAACAAGGTTCCGCAGAGCCGTCTGGCCTTCGTGCGCGAACGGTTCGCGCTCACAAAGCGCTCCAGCGTCGACGACATCGTGGGTCTGATGAAGCAGGTTCCCGACACTCGCGCGGACGTCGCGGCCGACCCCATCCCCAAGCTCGTTGCAACCGGCAACCACGATCTCTGGCCGACCCACCTGCATGCGGCGTTCGCCCAGCAGATCGCGGCCACTCTCGCCGTGTACCGCACCGGCCACAGCCCCTGCGAGACGGCCCCGAACCAGCTCGCCCGCGACATGCTCGCCCTGTTCGCTTCGGCCTGA
- a CDS encoding fumarylacetoacetate hydrolase family protein, protein MRFSHLSSATDRHPRFAAVVGDGALFLDEVMDEAPRDLQELIDRGDEGLAHVRAVVDNAVANRTELEPVRELRHASAVLRPPQVIAIGANYAAHASELKLRSEKAATVFSLWPNSLAGHEGTTSWPEDLTTQVDYEAELGVIIGKPARDVPVRDALDYVWGYTVVNDITARDLQFSEAQWSRCKSFDGFTPNGPVVVTADEIADPQDLWLTTNVDGAILQDASTADMVRSVAEIIAFLSRSATVQPGTLISTGSPGGAGYSRTPPVFLRDRSTVTVSIGGIGYLTTYCRVT, encoded by the coding sequence GTGAGATTCTCGCACCTCAGCTCCGCCACAGATCGCCATCCACGCTTTGCCGCCGTCGTCGGAGACGGGGCACTCTTTCTCGACGAGGTGATGGACGAGGCTCCGCGGGATCTGCAGGAGCTCATCGATCGCGGCGACGAGGGTCTCGCCCACGTCCGCGCCGTCGTCGACAACGCTGTGGCCAACCGGACCGAGCTCGAGCCCGTCCGCGAGTTGCGCCACGCTTCGGCCGTACTGCGCCCGCCGCAGGTGATCGCGATCGGTGCGAACTACGCCGCCCATGCCTCGGAGCTCAAGCTCCGCAGCGAGAAGGCCGCAACGGTCTTCTCGCTCTGGCCGAACTCCCTGGCCGGACACGAGGGCACCACCTCGTGGCCGGAGGACCTCACGACCCAGGTCGACTACGAGGCCGAGCTCGGCGTCATCATCGGCAAGCCCGCGCGCGACGTCCCTGTGCGCGATGCGCTCGACTACGTGTGGGGCTACACGGTCGTCAACGACATCACCGCACGTGACCTGCAGTTCTCCGAAGCGCAGTGGTCGCGCTGCAAATCGTTCGACGGGTTCACCCCGAACGGACCGGTCGTCGTGACCGCCGACGAGATCGCCGACCCGCAGGACCTGTGGCTCACGACCAACGTTGACGGCGCGATCCTGCAGGATGCGTCGACGGCCGACATGGTGCGCAGTGTCGCCGAGATCATCGCATTCCTGTCCCGTTCTGCCACCGTGCAGCCCGGCACGCTCATCTCGACGGGGAGCCCGGGGGGCGCGGGTTACTCCCGCACCCCTCCGGTGTTCCTGCGCGACCGTTCGACCGTGACGGTTTCGATCGGCGGGATCGGCTACCTCACGACGTACTGCCGCGTCACCTGA
- a CDS encoding aspartate ammonia-lyase: protein MSDVPTPTAEHGPVRTESDSLGSRDIPVDAYWGVHTSRALENFQIAKRPISVYPDLIVALASVKQAAARANLEIGVLDAHKADLIDRACQLIIDGRFHDQFVVGVMQGGAGTSTNMNANEVIANIGLELDGHAKGEYQYLHPIDDVNRSQSTNDTYPTAIKISLTFALSHLLDELALLRDSFARKGEEFRHVLKVGRTQLQDAVPMTLGQEFHGFATTLTEDHARLTETKWLLAEINLGATAIGTGITADPGYAAAACRHLVEITGLPLETAPDLIESTSDAGAFMSFSGSLKRSAIKLSKICNDLRLLSSGPQAGLGEINLPPRQAGSSIMPGKVNPVIPEVVNQIAFSVAGADVTVTMAAEGGQLQLNAFEPVIAHSLLQSITWMTQGFHTLRVNCIDGITANEERLGAMVGSSVVVITALMPHIGYSAAAALAKTALLTGGNVADLVVEANLMSREEVTKLLSPARLSGLEAITTSIPIIK, encoded by the coding sequence GTGTCCGACGTTCCGACACCGACAGCAGAGCACGGGCCCGTCCGGACCGAAAGCGATTCGCTCGGTTCCCGCGACATCCCGGTCGACGCCTACTGGGGCGTGCACACCTCACGGGCCCTCGAGAACTTCCAGATCGCCAAGCGACCGATCTCCGTCTACCCCGACCTCATCGTCGCGCTCGCGAGCGTCAAGCAGGCCGCCGCGCGGGCGAACCTCGAGATCGGCGTCCTCGACGCACACAAGGCCGACCTCATCGACCGCGCCTGCCAGCTCATCATCGACGGCCGCTTTCACGACCAGTTCGTCGTCGGCGTGATGCAGGGCGGTGCAGGCACGTCCACCAACATGAACGCCAACGAGGTCATCGCCAACATCGGCCTCGAGCTCGACGGCCACGCCAAGGGCGAGTACCAGTATCTGCACCCGATCGACGACGTCAATCGCAGCCAGAGCACGAACGACACGTACCCGACGGCGATCAAGATCTCGCTCACGTTCGCCCTCTCTCACCTGCTTGACGAGCTCGCGCTGCTGCGCGACTCGTTCGCGCGCAAAGGTGAAGAGTTCCGTCACGTGCTGAAGGTCGGCCGCACGCAGCTTCAGGATGCGGTGCCGATGACCCTCGGCCAGGAGTTCCACGGCTTCGCCACGACCCTCACCGAAGACCACGCCCGTCTCACCGAGACCAAGTGGCTGCTCGCCGAGATCAACCTCGGCGCGACCGCGATCGGCACGGGCATCACGGCCGACCCCGGTTACGCCGCGGCCGCGTGCCGCCACCTCGTCGAGATCACCGGGCTGCCTCTCGAGACGGCTCCCGACCTGATCGAGTCGACCAGCGACGCGGGCGCCTTCATGTCGTTCAGCGGGTCGCTCAAGCGCTCCGCCATCAAGCTGTCGAAGATCTGCAACGACCTGCGGCTGCTCTCCAGCGGACCCCAGGCCGGTCTCGGCGAGATCAACCTGCCGCCGCGGCAGGCCGGCTCGAGCATCATGCCCGGCAAGGTCAACCCGGTCATCCCGGAGGTCGTCAACCAGATCGCCTTCTCGGTGGCCGGTGCGGATGTGACCGTCACCATGGCGGCCGAGGGCGGCCAGCTCCAGCTCAACGCGTTCGAGCCCGTCATCGCGCATTCGCTGCTGCAGTCGATCACCTGGATGACCCAGGGCTTCCACACGCTGCGCGTGAACTGCATCGACGGGATCACGGCGAACGAGGAACGACTCGGTGCCATGGTCGGCTCGTCGGTCGTCGTCATCACGGCGCTGATGCCGCACATCGGCTACTCGGCCGCTGCTGCGCTCGCGAAGACCGCGCTCCTCACCGGGGGAAACGTCGCCGATCTGGTGGTCGAGGCCAACCTGATGAGCCGCGAAGAAGTCACCAAGCTCCTCTCGCCGGCCCGCCTCAGCGGGCTCGAGGCCATCACCACGTCGATCCCGATCATCAAATAA
- a CDS encoding aldehyde dehydrogenase family protein, giving the protein MTHGEIAGTAAGLRSTFEAGTTKPFAWRVDQLKALRRMLIEHGSDFEKALHSDLAKNPTEAQLAEIGFVVGEIDHALKHLRSWLRPRAVRVPGAVMPARASVIREPLGVVLVIAPWNYPVQLLLAPVVGAIAAGNAVVMKPSELAPATSATIARLVPQYLDQRAFAVVEGGVAETTELLAQRFDHIFFTGNSRVGRIVMAAAVANLTPVTLELGGKSPVYVDDTVDIEAAARRIAWGKFMNAGQTCVAPDYLLATAEVARRLEPALAAATRELYGDDPAVNPDYGRIVNEQHLERLTGLLDSGRAVVGGSTDTASRYLAPTVLADVPRDAPIMQDEIFGPILPIVTVSGLDDAIRQITAGEKPLALYVFSENDKVRRRFLTETSSGAIGFGIPAAHLIVPGLPFGGVGESGTGGYHGDHSIRTFSHEKAVLSKPLKPDTIRLISPPYTAGKDRFIRGLLRKLG; this is encoded by the coding sequence ATGACCCACGGCGAGATCGCCGGCACTGCTGCCGGCCTCCGTTCGACGTTCGAGGCCGGGACCACGAAGCCCTTCGCCTGGCGTGTCGACCAGTTGAAAGCACTCCGGCGCATGCTCATCGAGCACGGGAGCGACTTCGAGAAAGCGCTGCACAGCGACCTCGCCAAGAACCCCACCGAGGCCCAGCTCGCCGAGATCGGCTTCGTCGTCGGCGAGATCGACCACGCGCTGAAGCACCTGCGCTCCTGGCTGCGCCCCCGCGCGGTCCGCGTGCCGGGCGCGGTGATGCCGGCCCGCGCATCCGTCATCCGCGAACCCCTCGGGGTCGTCCTCGTCATCGCGCCCTGGAACTACCCTGTGCAGCTGCTGCTCGCGCCGGTGGTGGGCGCGATCGCGGCGGGCAACGCCGTCGTGATGAAGCCGAGCGAACTCGCGCCGGCGACCTCCGCGACGATCGCGCGCCTGGTGCCGCAGTACCTCGACCAGCGCGCGTTCGCCGTGGTCGAGGGCGGTGTCGCCGAGACCACCGAACTCCTCGCACAGCGTTTCGACCACATCTTCTTCACCGGCAACAGCCGGGTCGGACGCATCGTGATGGCGGCCGCGGTCGCCAACCTGACGCCGGTCACGCTCGAACTGGGCGGCAAGTCGCCGGTCTATGTCGACGACACCGTCGACATCGAGGCCGCGGCGAGACGGATCGCCTGGGGCAAGTTCATGAACGCCGGCCAGACCTGTGTCGCGCCCGACTACCTCCTGGCCACGGCTGAGGTCGCTCGCAGGTTGGAGCCCGCACTGGCCGCCGCCACCCGCGAACTGTACGGCGACGATCCCGCCGTCAACCCGGACTACGGCCGCATCGTCAACGAGCAGCACCTCGAACGGCTGACCGGGCTGCTCGACTCGGGACGCGCTGTGGTCGGCGGAAGCACTGACACGGCATCCCGCTACCTCGCGCCGACCGTGCTCGCGGACGTCCCCCGCGATGCGCCGATCATGCAGGACGAGATCTTCGGCCCGATCCTGCCCATCGTCACCGTCAGCGGGCTCGACGACGCCATCCGCCAGATCACGGCGGGGGAGAAGCCTCTCGCTCTCTACGTCTTCAGCGAGAACGACAAGGTCCGCCGCCGCTTCCTCACCGAGACGAGCTCGGGAGCCATCGGATTCGGCATCCCTGCAGCGCATCTCATCGTGCCCGGCCTGCCCTTCGGCGGCGTCGGCGAGAGTGGAACGGGCGGCTACCACGGCGACCACTCGATTCGGACGTTCAGCCACGAGAAAGCCGTGCTCAGCAAGCCGCTGAAGCCAGACACCATCCGATTGATCTCGCCCCCGTACACAGCCGGAAAAGACCGGTTCATCCGAGGTCTGCTCAGGAAGCTCGGCTGA
- a CDS encoding peptidase → MIIDWGSFLSVAFASLVSTCVVVGLYSLGTRLLAAAGRAPQVDPVEFTDAITVVTAAEAAAAAKRQRKAAKKNPLTDGQKRAALLGAYTCFILCGAAVLYGIYLIVPYFHQ, encoded by the coding sequence ATGATCATCGACTGGGGATCGTTCTTGTCGGTGGCGTTCGCCTCGCTCGTCTCGACCTGCGTCGTCGTCGGGCTCTACTCGCTGGGTACCCGACTGCTGGCGGCTGCGGGCCGAGCACCACAGGTCGATCCCGTGGAGTTCACGGATGCGATCACCGTCGTGACCGCCGCGGAGGCCGCCGCAGCCGCGAAACGGCAACGCAAGGCGGCGAAGAAGAACCCTCTGACAGACGGGCAGAAACGTGCGGCGCTGCTGGGCGCCTACACCTGCTTCATCCTCTGCGGAGCTGCGGTGCTCTACGGCATCTACCTCATCGTCCCGTACTTCCACCAGTAA
- a CDS encoding inorganic phosphate transporter, with amino-acid sequence MDLTLIVVLVIVLALFFDFTNGFHDTANAMATPIATGAMRPKVAVALAAVLNLVGAFLSTEVAKTISGGIIKEGPGGVQITPELIFAGLIGAIIWNMVTWLFGLPSSSSHALFGGLIGATIVGVGLQAVDFVVVLDKVILPAIIAPFTAGLVAYAATKLAYAVTRRYDGRPDGRGGFRVGQIFSSSLVALAHGTNDAQKTMGVITLTLISAGLQPTGSGPELWVITACALAIALGTYTGGWRIIRTLGTGLTAIKPAQGFAAETSTAATILASSHLGFALSTTQVASGSVIGSGLGRRGASVRWGMAGRIGVGWLLTLPSAAVVGGVAAWIASFGPIGILVDMVVGVIVIVAIFIISNRNRVDSSNAVSPGGPVSGVTGVSEVAQSGAVVKIKKVKPLKRPKQRMRPRDTQRDTERDAEEKRA; translated from the coding sequence GTGGATCTCACCCTCATCGTCGTGCTGGTCATCGTGCTCGCGTTGTTCTTCGACTTCACGAACGGTTTCCACGACACCGCGAACGCCATGGCGACGCCGATCGCGACCGGAGCGATGCGGCCGAAGGTCGCTGTCGCCCTTGCAGCTGTGCTCAACCTCGTCGGCGCCTTCCTGTCGACGGAGGTCGCGAAGACGATCTCGGGCGGCATCATCAAAGAGGGGCCCGGCGGGGTCCAGATCACACCGGAACTGATTTTCGCCGGCCTGATCGGCGCGATCATCTGGAACATGGTGACCTGGCTCTTCGGTCTTCCCTCGAGTTCAAGCCACGCGCTGTTCGGAGGTCTCATCGGTGCGACGATCGTCGGCGTCGGCCTCCAGGCCGTCGACTTCGTCGTCGTGCTCGACAAGGTGATCCTGCCGGCGATCATCGCGCCCTTCACCGCCGGCCTCGTGGCCTATGCGGCGACGAAGCTCGCATATGCGGTCACCAGGCGGTATGACGGGAGACCGGATGGCCGCGGCGGCTTCCGCGTCGGGCAGATCTTCTCGTCGTCCCTCGTCGCGCTCGCCCACGGCACCAACGACGCGCAGAAGACCATGGGTGTCATCACCCTCACGCTGATCTCGGCCGGCCTGCAGCCGACCGGGAGCGGACCCGAACTCTGGGTGATCACGGCCTGCGCGCTTGCCATCGCGCTCGGAACCTACACCGGCGGCTGGCGCATCATCCGCACCCTCGGAACAGGACTCACCGCCATCAAGCCCGCGCAGGGCTTCGCGGCTGAGACGAGCACGGCGGCGACCATCCTCGCGTCGAGTCACCTCGGTTTCGCCCTCTCCACCACCCAGGTCGCATCCGGTTCGGTGATCGGCTCGGGCCTCGGCCGCCGCGGCGCATCGGTGCGCTGGGGCATGGCAGGCCGAATCGGTGTCGGCTGGCTGCTGACCCTTCCCTCTGCAGCCGTCGTGGGCGGGGTCGCGGCCTGGATCGCGAGCTTCGGTCCGATCGGAATCCTCGTCGACATGGTGGTCGGCGTCATCGTCATCGTCGCCATCTTCATCATCTCGAACCGCAACCGCGTTGACAGTTCGAACGCGGTCAGCCCCGGCGGCCCGGTGTCCGGCGTGACCGGCGTGAGCGAGGTCGCCCAGTCGGGCGCGGTCGTGAAGATCAAGAAGGTCAAGCCGCTGAAGAGGCCGAAGCAGCGCATGCGGCCGCGCGACACCCAGCGCGACACTGAGCGCGACGCTGAGGAGAAGCGCGCATGA
- a CDS encoding carboxylesterase/lipase family protein, whose protein sequence is MTVETRTTSSLEVPVSGGIVRGVRERGLDAWRGIPYAAPPIGRLRFRAPQPVVPWEGVRLAAEHGKVSPQAHRGQFLGAKPGTPMGEDCLTLEVLRREGGYAEPAPVMVFIHGGAYSVGSIGSVPRNGETLARRGGIVYVAMNYRLGALGYLDFTRYSTPERPFESNLGLRDQVAALEWVRDNIRSFGGDPGRVTVFGESAGANAVTTLMTTPAARGLFHRAIAQSAPPNALYLPDLTAKWAGEFVELLSAEVVPASVESTTPEDAVTLLEHAGTAAIVRATTALQLRTPDENPGTICLCPVIDGDYLPMRPLDAFKSGDAHPVPLIIGTNDREGSLFIGRLDILATSPARIRAIFSRTRKKTRKAIKREYPGLPDRRPAADFGGDYSFWYPSIKVGERHAQFAPVHFYRFDIAPRLIRVLGFDATHGLELFAVFDRMNSLFGRAMTALGGRRAFIAAGERLQRRWLAFAATGDPDGPLPAEADLAPGPRDPAWPRYDAASDDDYRLTLIIDTHDRIESDPRATKRVAWQEFVPHV, encoded by the coding sequence GTGACCGTCGAGACGCGCACCACCTCTTCGCTCGAAGTGCCGGTGTCCGGCGGAATCGTCCGCGGTGTTCGCGAGCGGGGCCTGGATGCGTGGCGCGGCATCCCCTACGCAGCCCCGCCGATCGGGCGGCTGCGTTTTCGCGCTCCGCAGCCGGTGGTCCCGTGGGAGGGCGTGCGTCTTGCGGCCGAGCACGGCAAAGTGTCGCCGCAGGCGCACCGTGGACAGTTCCTCGGTGCGAAGCCGGGGACGCCGATGGGGGAGGACTGCCTCACGCTGGAGGTGCTCAGGCGTGAAGGCGGCTATGCCGAGCCGGCGCCGGTGATGGTGTTCATCCACGGCGGCGCTTACAGCGTCGGCTCGATCGGTTCCGTTCCGCGCAATGGCGAAACTCTCGCGCGACGTGGCGGGATCGTCTACGTCGCGATGAACTACCGGCTGGGCGCGCTCGGCTACCTCGACTTCACCCGCTACTCGACTCCCGAGCGCCCATTCGAGAGCAACCTGGGACTCCGCGACCAGGTGGCCGCGCTCGAATGGGTGCGCGACAACATACGGTCGTTCGGCGGTGACCCCGGCAGGGTGACGGTGTTCGGCGAATCGGCCGGTGCAAACGCGGTGACCACGCTGATGACGACCCCGGCGGCGCGCGGGCTGTTCCACCGCGCCATCGCCCAGAGCGCGCCGCCGAACGCGCTGTACCTTCCCGACCTGACCGCGAAGTGGGCGGGCGAATTCGTCGAACTGCTGAGCGCCGAAGTCGTCCCGGCGAGCGTCGAATCGACGACGCCCGAAGATGCGGTCACTCTGCTGGAACACGCCGGCACCGCCGCCATCGTGCGCGCGACCACTGCCCTTCAGCTCCGGACACCGGATGAGAACCCGGGAACCATCTGCCTCTGTCCCGTGATCGACGGTGACTACCTGCCGATGCGGCCGCTCGACGCGTTCAAGAGCGGGGATGCGCATCCGGTGCCGCTCATCATCGGGACCAACGACCGCGAGGGGTCGCTTTTCATAGGGCGGCTCGACATCCTCGCGACGTCCCCGGCGCGCATCCGGGCGATCTTCTCCCGGACCCGCAAGAAGACGCGCAAGGCGATCAAGCGCGAGTACCCGGGACTGCCGGACCGCCGGCCCGCCGCGGACTTCGGCGGCGATTACTCGTTCTGGTACCCGAGCATCAAGGTGGGTGAGCGGCACGCACAGTTCGCGCCGGTGCACTTCTATCGGTTCGACATTGCTCCGAGGTTGATCCGGGTGCTCGGATTCGACGCTACCCACGGACTGGAGCTGTTCGCGGTCTTCGACCGGATGAATTCGCTGTTCGGACGCGCAATGACCGCCCTCGGAGGCAGACGGGCCTTCATCGCGGCAGGCGAACGGCTGCAGCGGCGGTGGCTCGCCTTCGCTGCGACCGGCGACCCCGACGGCCCGCTCCCGGCAGAAGCGGACCTGGCGCCCGGTCCGCGCGATCCGGCGTGGCCGCGCTACGACGCCGCGTCGGATGACGACTACCGACTCACCCTGATCATCGACACGCACGACCGGATCGAGTCGGATCCGCGTGCCACGAAACGGGTCGCCTGGCAGGAGTTCGTGCCGCACGTCTGA